In Kiritimatiellaceae bacterium, the genomic window CTGTGAAAATCGATCTTTCCGGCGTCAAAGAGCGCATGAAGCGTATCGAGAGCGTTGTGGAAGAAGTGAACACCGTTGACCTCAAAGCCGCCGAATATATCGTTTCCGGCGGACGCGGCGTCGGCTCGCCCGAAAACTTTAAGGTAATCGAAGGACTGGCGAACGCTCTCGGCGGCGCAGTCGGCGCTTCGCGCGCGACCGTCGATGCCGGCTGGATTTCCCACCATCATCAGGTCGGCCAGACCGGTAAAACGGTTTGCCCGCTGGTTTACATCGCCTGCGGTATTTCCGGTGCCATTCAGCATCTGGCCGGTATGCAGAGCGCGGATTTGATTATCGCCATCAATAAAGACCCGGACGCGCCGATTTTCGACGTGGCCGACTTCGGCCTGGTCGGCGACCTGCACAAAATCGTGCCGGAATTTACCAGGCAGATTAACGCGCTGAGAAGCTAGGAAGGTTCCAGACTTTGGAAAATATCGTCATCATCGGAACGGGGCCTGCCGGTTATACCGCCGCGATTTACACGGCGCGCGCCAACCTAAATCCGCTGGTGATCGAAGGCTTTCAGCCCGGCGGTCAGCTCACGACGACGACCGAGATTGAAAACTATCCCGGCTTTCCGGAAGGGATTTCCGGTTCGGAACTGATGGATCTCACCCGCAAGCAGGCTGAGCGTTTCGGCGCGCGGTTTAAACCCGGCGAAGTGGTTTCTTCCTGTCTGACCTGCCTGCCCCATACAATTACGCTGAGTGACGGCGAAAAGATTGAAGCCAAAACCATTATCATCGCCACCGGCGCGAGCGCGCAGTATCTCGGCATCGAGTCTGAACAAAAGCTGATGGGCCGCGGCGTTTCCGGTTGCGCCGTCTGCGATGGCGCATTTTACCGCAACGTACCGGTCGCCGTGGTCGGCGGCGGCGACACCGCCATGGAAGACGCGCTATTCCTGACTCACTTCGCATCGAAGGTTACCGTCATTCACCGTCGCGACCAGTTCCGCGCTTCTAAAATTATGGTCGACCGTCTGCTTGCGCATCCGAAAATCGAAGTGGTTTGGGATTCCGTGGTCGAAGAGGTGCTCGATGTTTCCAAAAACGAAGTAACCGGATTGAAAATCCGTAACGTCAAAACCGGCGCGCTTTCCGAACTGTCCGTCACCGGATTGTTTGTTGCCATCGGTCATAAGCCGAACACGAAAGCGTTCGCCGGACAGCTCGATATGGATCATGCCGGTTATCTGATCACAAAAAACACCCGCACCAACATCGACGGTGTATTTGCGGCGGGCGACGTGCAGGATCCGGTTTATCGTCAGGCGGTTTCCGCGGCCGGTTCGGGCTGTATGTCTGCGCTGGAAGCAGAGCGTTATTTAGGAAGCATGGAATAAGAATCAACCAAGGAGAACAGTATGGGCGAAATCAATTATGGACTGACCGAAGAGCAGCTTGAAATCCGGGCCATGCTCGACGAATTCGGTAAAGAACGCATCGTGCCGGTACGCGCCGAGCTCGACGAAAAAGGCATTTTCCCCACCGACCTGCTCAAAGAGCTGGCGCAGATGGACATGATGGGCCTTTACATCGACGAAGCATACGGAGGCATGGGCGTCG contains:
- the trxB gene encoding thioredoxin-disulfide reductase translates to MENIVIIGTGPAGYTAAIYTARANLNPLVIEGFQPGGQLTTTTEIENYPGFPEGISGSELMDLTRKQAERFGARFKPGEVVSSCLTCLPHTITLSDGEKIEAKTIIIATGASAQYLGIESEQKLMGRGVSGCAVCDGAFYRNVPVAVVGGGDTAMEDALFLTHFASKVTVIHRRDQFRASKIMVDRLLAHPKIEVVWDSVVEEVLDVSKNEVTGLKIRNVKTGALSELSVTGLFVAIGHKPNTKAFAGQLDMDHAGYLITKNTRTNIDGVFAAGDVQDPVYRQAVSAAGSGCMSALEAERYLGSME